In Leptodesmis sichuanensis A121, the following are encoded in one genomic region:
- a CDS encoding FkbM family methyltransferase: MILAALRALTKYYPFQQPRANLLNRLPDVPTDFGMFEAKHGIKYVAFPCGQDYIVKNLFWFGDFEPWITTAIRCLVRPGEVVCDIGANIGDTALQILPYVGSLGRIYCFEPVPFLQECLTKNLKANGVSCVTLVPKALSNFSGQLPMTVEGTHFGLARITKDNDTNLRQENIQVDVTTFDTWLKHSDISQIAVCKIDVEDHELEVLEGMKNSLNASQIGSIVFERHGEFDASDPVVQLLNNYHYRLFRIYKGFLRIEAIELLVQQGGSLHTIPIRPHPPAPSPKQDPSTHLGERFRVRADSYTNLRHRALDSKTNFRETCDYIAVREGSIFENRLHSLIKR, translated from the coding sequence ATGATTTTAGCTGCTCTGCGTGCGTTAACAAAGTATTATCCCTTTCAGCAACCACGGGCAAACCTATTGAACCGACTCCCCGATGTACCAACTGATTTCGGTATGTTTGAAGCCAAGCATGGTATAAAATATGTTGCTTTTCCATGCGGACAAGACTACATTGTTAAAAATTTATTCTGGTTCGGAGACTTTGAGCCTTGGATCACTACTGCAATTAGATGTCTTGTTCGGCCCGGGGAAGTTGTCTGCGACATCGGTGCTAATATCGGCGATACAGCTCTCCAAATTTTGCCGTATGTGGGTTCACTAGGTCGTATTTATTGTTTTGAACCAGTTCCTTTTTTACAAGAATGCCTCACAAAGAATTTGAAGGCAAACGGCGTTTCTTGCGTGACTCTGGTTCCAAAAGCCCTTTCAAATTTCTCTGGGCAACTTCCAATGACTGTGGAAGGAACACATTTTGGATTAGCACGGATCACAAAAGACAACGATACTAACTTACGACAGGAAAACATCCAAGTTGACGTTACTACCTTTGATACTTGGTTAAAGCATAGTGATATATCTCAAATCGCCGTCTGCAAAATAGATGTTGAAGATCATGAACTTGAGGTGCTTGAAGGGATGAAAAATTCCTTGAATGCATCTCAGATTGGGAGCATTGTGTTCGAGCGACATGGGGAGTTTGATGCCTCTGATCCAGTTGTTCAACTCCTCAACAATTATCATTATCGACTCTTTAGGATCTACAAAGGCTTTCTTCGAATAGAAGCGATAGAACTACTAGTACAACAAGGCGGAAGTCTACATACCATTCCAATCCGCCCTCATCCCCCAGCCCCTTCTCCCAAACAGGATCCCTCTACCCACTTGGGAGAGAGATTTAGGGTGAGGGCAGATTCGTATACGAACTTACGCCATAGAGCACTAGATAGTAAAACTAATTTTCGGGAAACATGTGATTATATTGCGGTTCGTGAGGGAAGCATATTTGAAAATCGCTTGCACAGCCTGATCAAACGCTAA
- a CDS encoding glycosyltransferase family 4 protein has translation MNDTFRLGVVFTHPTQHHGPLWRKLSEQPGLSLKVLYLSDENQGGGDRDLGGSSQPWDVDLLSGYEYEYLKDLSGKVPSQQKKSVISPDLVSRLTKENFDAIFMQSFVNYSYRLTALLCKLRGIPLIMQNDATIMSDGRYSRSRRIAMSILYPWMLNLADYWLSCGDHNEIHLRHYGVSDEKIVRGCHPVDGERFEQSIAQNPDEILQIRQKLSWDSDTVIYGFAGKYIDRKNPFEFIEGIVKAHQRDPRIRGVMIGGGDLESEINTRLAALNGEVINLGFINQAKIPLYYAAMDVFVVTSWIDPHPLVVSEAMVSGTPPILSDRCGNWGYSDTVRHRYNGLVYPGGNPDALADAMLEMADSETRQRYSERSKEVFYGQDLNCEVNAFLEVIERIKHNRSETTCEVKSSISPGSANTVPN, from the coding sequence ATGAATGATACATTTCGGTTAGGAGTCGTCTTTACTCATCCAACTCAGCATCATGGTCCACTCTGGCGGAAGCTAAGTGAACAACCTGGACTTTCCCTTAAAGTGCTTTATCTTTCTGACGAAAACCAGGGGGGGGGCGATCGCGATCTGGGCGGCAGTTCTCAACCCTGGGACGTTGATCTGTTGAGTGGATATGAATACGAGTATTTAAAGGATCTCTCTGGCAAGGTGCCATCCCAACAGAAAAAGAGCGTGATTAGTCCGGACTTGGTTAGTCGGCTGACGAAAGAGAATTTTGATGCCATTTTTATGCAGAGCTTCGTTAACTACTCCTATCGGTTGACGGCTCTTCTGTGCAAACTCCGTGGCATTCCTCTGATTATGCAGAATGATGCCACCATCATGTCAGATGGTCGCTATAGTCGCTCGCGTCGCATTGCGATGTCAATTCTGTATCCCTGGATGCTCAACCTGGCTGACTACTGGCTGTCCTGTGGTGACCATAATGAAATCCACCTGCGTCATTACGGTGTTTCAGACGAGAAGATTGTGCGAGGCTGCCACCCGGTAGATGGGGAGCGATTTGAGCAATCGATTGCCCAAAACCCGGACGAAATTCTACAAATTCGTCAGAAACTTTCCTGGGATTCGGATACCGTGATTTATGGGTTTGCCGGTAAATATATCGATCGCAAAAATCCTTTTGAGTTTATCGAAGGGATTGTCAAAGCCCATCAGCGCGATCCCCGGATCCGGGGAGTCATGATTGGCGGAGGTGATTTAGAGTCCGAGATTAACACTCGCCTTGCGGCACTAAACGGAGAGGTCATTAACCTTGGCTTCATCAACCAAGCCAAAATTCCCCTTTATTATGCGGCAATGGATGTGTTTGTAGTCACCTCCTGGATTGATCCCCATCCCCTTGTCGTGTCAGAGGCGATGGTGTCTGGAACGCCTCCTATCTTGAGCGATCGCTGTGGAAATTGGGGGTACAGCGATACCGTGCGGCATCGTTATAACGGGTTGGTCTATCCTGGCGGTAATCCTGATGCTCTCGCAGATGCCATGCTAGAAATGGCCGATTCTGAGACTCGCCAGCGTTACAGCGAACGCTCTAAGGAAGTCTTTTATGGGCAAGACCTCAATTGCGAAGTCAATGCTTTTCTGGAAGTGATAGAAAGAATCAAACACAATAGGTCTGAAACAACTTGTGAAGTGAAATCTTCCATATCACCAGGATCTGCAAACACAGTACCCAATTAG
- a CDS encoding glycosyltransferase family 4 protein — MKVLLSAYSCEPGKGSERGVGWSMAREVARHHEVWVLTRPDESKDAIEAELAANPVPNLHFVYFTLPFWKDSLRWGQSGAMQLHYYLWQIQAYFVGRKLHREIGFDVVHHVTFVRYSSPSFLSLLPIPFIWGPVGGGESAPLSFWADFSWKNKLYESLRWAWRSIGELDPFTRLTAQRSAIIYATTKDTAQRLEKLGATNVQCLSESGMTQAEIEQLSQCPLPTGFPIRFINIARLLHWKGLYLGLKAFAEANLPDAEYWILGEGPELGRLQALSLDLGIADRVKFWGLLPREEVLVKLGQCTALVHPSLHDSGGWVPLEAMASGRPIICLDLGGPSELVTPEIGIKVPAHSPEQAVSDLAKAMIKLAEDKKMCLQMGQAGQQKVKEYYSWQAKGDLFAQVYKDITTENGQELTHEFS; from the coding sequence ATGAAGGTTCTCCTATCCGCTTATTCCTGTGAACCTGGTAAAGGCTCTGAGCGCGGCGTTGGCTGGAGCATGGCGCGGGAAGTCGCCAGACACCATGAAGTCTGGGTATTGACCCGACCGGATGAGAGTAAGGACGCGATTGAAGCCGAGTTAGCGGCTAATCCGGTTCCTAATTTGCATTTTGTCTACTTCACCCTTCCCTTCTGGAAAGATAGCCTGCGCTGGGGACAGTCTGGTGCCATGCAACTCCACTACTATCTCTGGCAAATCCAGGCATATTTTGTCGGGCGCAAACTGCACCGCGAGATTGGATTTGATGTTGTTCATCATGTCACTTTTGTACGATACTCGTCTCCCAGTTTCTTATCGCTTCTGCCGATCCCGTTTATCTGGGGACCCGTCGGAGGGGGAGAGTCGGCTCCATTATCATTCTGGGCTGATTTTAGCTGGAAAAATAAACTCTACGAGTCGCTACGCTGGGCATGGCGATCAATCGGCGAACTAGACCCGTTCACTCGTCTGACCGCTCAACGCAGTGCGATTATCTATGCAACAACCAAAGATACCGCTCAACGCCTGGAAAAATTGGGTGCAACAAATGTTCAGTGCTTGTCTGAATCAGGCATGACGCAAGCAGAAATTGAACAACTGAGCCAATGCCCGCTCCCAACAGGATTCCCCATTCGATTCATCAATATTGCCCGCCTGCTTCATTGGAAAGGGCTGTATCTGGGACTGAAAGCATTTGCAGAAGCCAATCTACCCGATGCGGAATACTGGATTTTAGGTGAAGGCCCTGAGTTAGGGCGATTGCAAGCCCTTAGTTTAGATCTGGGGATTGCTGATCGGGTGAAATTTTGGGGTTTACTGCCTCGTGAGGAAGTGTTAGTCAAGTTAGGTCAATGTACAGCTCTCGTGCATCCGAGTCTGCATGATTCCGGCGGATGGGTGCCTTTGGAGGCAATGGCATCCGGTCGGCCCATCATTTGCCTGGATCTGGGTGGGCCATCCGAGTTGGTCACGCCAGAGATCGGGATCAAAGTTCCAGCACATAGCCCAGAGCAGGCAGTGAGTGATCTGGCAAAAGCGATGATTAAGCTTGCTGAAGACAAAAAAATGTGTCTACAAATGGGACAAGCAGGACAACAAAAAGTTAAAGAGTACTATAGTTGGCAAGCAAAGGGGGATTTATTTGCTCAGGTTTATAAAGATA